In the genome of Bacteroidia bacterium, the window TACTTGATTTTGATATATTTTGTAACTATGAGGGTGGTAATCTCGTAACAAGCTTTCCCAATCTTCTTTATTGATTTGTAACATTTCTATCATTTCATAAATAAAATGCTGTTGTTCTTTGCAAAGTACTGCTTCCATGCAAACTAAATTGTACCAAAAGGCTAGTAGTATCAAAAGCTCTTCATAGTAAAAACGTTCATTCATCTGATAGCACATTTCTGCCAAGTCTTGTACAGTATGGAATTGTTGCGGAGGAGTTGCAGATATGTTTCGTACAAAAACACTTTCGTATTGACTGCCTAAAACTTGAACGTACATTTTCTTGACTCTTTGGTAATACGTAGCATCATTTTTCAAAAAAATAAGATGCATAAAAACTCTGTAAATAATTTGAGGTTCTGCACGGAGGGCATCTTGCAAAATCTCTAACTGCACACTTTCATCAATAGGAGGTCTAAATGGGGTTTTTTGATATTGGGTGTGTTCAAAGTAATCATGGGCCTTTCTTTTTTGCTCAATTTTGAACAAAAATCGTATAGATAGCCACGTAAGTACAGCAATAACCACTAAGGCAATCCACAACTCTGTGATTTCAAGGTTCACAACAGTCAAATACTAACCAAAAGCATAACAAAAATAGTTGTTTCGAAAGTTTATATCAAGTGTTTTTCTTCACAATTTGCTGATAAAAATTTGGCTTAGCATTAAGCACATTCGCATTTGTTTAATTTGTTATTTTTGCAACACTATTGCAGCTGTATGCGATGCTTAGGTATAGTGATATTATGTGTAGGTATAAGCTTTTTTTCGCAAGCTCAACAAGAGAAAATTATATACGGAAAGATACTCAATGAACAAAAGCAGCCTATTCAAGGGGCAATAGTTTGCATTAAAGGTACAAACTTATGCACAGAAAGTGATTCATTAGGTAGATATGAGCTTAAACATCTGTGTCAAGATACTTGTCAAGTGCTTTGTTCATTTTTAGGTTATGCTACTGATGTTAAACAAATTAAAGTAAAGCTAAAGGTACAGTGCGATTTCATTTTATCTCATCTAGCTACAAATGAAGTACATGTAATAGCAGAGAAAAAAGAAAACTATAACTCGTATGCAAAAAGTAAGCTTTCCATTCAGGATTTAGATGCGCTTCGTTTCAAAAGTATTTCTGAACAGATAGCTACTTTACCTGGTGTAAGAACGCTTAAAACAGGGGCTACAATAAGTAAGCCTATTCTACACGGCTTGTACGGTTACCGAGTGCTGATATTGCAGCACGGTATTCGCCTAGAAGGGCAGCAGTGGGGTAATGAGCATGCCCCTGAAATTGACCCTTTTTTAGCTACCGAAGTGGAAGTAGTCAAAGGTTCAAACACAGTTCGTTATGGCGCAGATGCTATGAGTGGAGTTATTCTTACAGAACCTTCTCCTATTCTTGAAGTTAAGCAACGAAAAATACAACTTTATCAAGTATTCCAAACTCAAAATAAACAATATTCAGCTTGTGG includes:
- a CDS encoding J domain-containing protein; amino-acid sequence: MNLEITELWIALVVIAVLTWLSIRFLFKIEQKRKAHDYFEHTQYQKTPFRPPIDESVQLEILQDALRAEPQIIYRVFMHLIFLKNDATYYQRVKKMYVQVLGSQYESVFVRNISATPPQQFHTVQDLAEMCYQMNERFYYEELLILLAFWYNLVCMEAVLCKEQQHFIYEMIEMLQINKEDWESLLRDYHPHSYKIYQNQVERPYFHDVEYRTDPDLAILGLTPPVSWEQIKERYRELVKQHHPDMNTHKSVKERQEIEQRFKQITEAYQKLSQRFSSLS